The genomic stretch GCAAGGTATGAACCCGTTCCTTCCGGGGACGATGCGGTTTGATGATATGCATCATTGGCATTGCAGTAACCACTTAATATTATTCCCGGTTCATTCTTTAATGATGCAGCAATTTTTTCCGAGACCAGTACCACATATCCTGCCCCTTCACCCAGGTTGAGCCCACGCCGGTGCTCATCAAAAGGCTGGCAGAATTTTTCATCCACGATCATCAGGGTATTAAATCCATTCAGGGTGAACCGGGTAAGGGAATCTGTTCCGCCTGCAACAGCCACATCCAGGATATTATTCCGGATGAGCCGGGCAGCAAAAAATATGGCGTTGGCAGAAGAAGAACAGGCCGTGCTGATGGTGGTAACATAATCTTTCAGGTCCAATGCATCGGCAACCAGTTCTGTAACGCTGCCGCATTCGTGGTTTACCACGTTGTGCAGCCTTCCTTTATGTTCACTGGTAATAAAATCAGAAAAGAAATTTTCGGTCTTATCCATTCCTCCTACCGAGTTCGCAGAAATGAACCCCTTCCGCAAGGATGACAGGTTTTCTATTCCTGCATTGGCAAGGGCTTCCGTGGCTGCAACCTTGCTTAATAAGGCCGTGCGGCTTTTTATGGAGGGCAGCCCTGCAATTGTTGCAAGTTCCTCATTGCTGAGCTTGACTTCGGCAACCGGCAGGCGCTGGCGGTGAACTGAATGAAGTACCTGCATTTCTCCCATCCCGGCCCGGCCATGTTCCAGTGCATCCAGGCAGGCGGCAGTATTATTGCCTATCGCCGAAATGATACCTGTGCCGGCAACAAAAACGGGTTCATTCATTTTTTATGAATTCTGGGCTTGGTGTGCAGTGATGTATTCGGCCATTGTCCGTACAGAATGGAATACTTTTGGGCCCTCGTCGGCATTGGATAATTTGATCTTATATTGCTGCTGTAGTAACACGATCAATTCAAGGGCATCAATAGAATCCAGGCCCAACCCTTCCACAAACAATGGCTGGTCATTACCGATATCCGCCGGTTTAACATCCTGCAGGTTCAACTGGGCAACGATCTGAGCTTTCAGATCCAACATTAACTTATCCATTTTCTAACTGGTATATTTTATTAAGATTTTCTTTTGTAAAAATAACAGAATCCCTGCTTTTCTCTTTCTCTACTAAAAATAAAGCTGCTTTGTATTCTTCCTCCAGCACTTCTACCCAACCACATATACAGCAGTGCAATATATCATTATTAACGAGGCCGTCCACATATTGTTCAATAAATCCGGCGTCAAACTGCTCAAAGATAAAGAAAGCATTCTCGCCTTTAAATTGATGCCGGATGCTGATCTCGCCAATGACGATATTTGGTAATGTATATACGAACAGGGCCGGGCTGGGAATGCTTTTCACCGTTTCATAATACCGGGCATCTGTATCCAGGCTTGAGCTTGCATTGGAAAGCACGATACCGATCTTCTCCGGCTTGTATCTTTCTTTTTCAAAGCCGCCCTGCAACAGCACTTCATTCGCCAGCCATCCCAGTTTACTCAGGTTGTCCATTTTATAGAATCGGGGGTACTGCAGCCCGAAATGCTGGTAAGCCGATACCAGGAAATCCGGCAAAGCTTTTATTCCCTCCTCAAACACCCGCTGCCTGTTCTTATAAACAACCTGTTTACTGATCATGCAACTGGCAGTGATATGGTTCTCTTTTTTCAATACCTGATGGTCTTTTACAAGTGTTAAGCGGCTCCCTGTGTTTTCATTGAATCCCTGAACGTGATGAGCTTAGCCAGTTTTTTCAATGCCGACTCATGTTCTTTCACGTACGGGTTTGATGTATCCCATACATAGCCGGCCAGTACAGAACAGATCATGTTCTTGATCCCGGCATCCTGTTCATCGGCAAAGAAGATGGTATCAAGCGTACCGTCGTACCAGGCCAGCACATAAGAACGGAATGTGTTCACGCCCTGCATCATGGGCTGTGTGTACCCGGCTTCCCAATCAACTGCTTCGCCGTTCAGTTTTTTAATTACAAGCTGTGCTGCCAGCTGGCTTGATACAGTTGCCAGGGTGACGCCGGAAGAAAAGACCGGGTCAAGAAATTCCGTTACATTACCGGTAAGCACAAAACCATCCCCATAAAAACTGCTGGTGGTGGTTGACCAGGATTCCAGCACCCGTGGTTCAAAATCGAATACTACGTCTTTCATCCTTTCAGCAAGGTATGGTTCCGATGCCAGCAGGGCTCTCAGTTGTTCCTCATTGCTGCCACTCACTTTTTTAAAGAATTCAGGTTCGCCCACGAACCCTACCGATGTTTTTCCGTTGGAAAAAGGGATCACCCAGATCCATATTCCCTTATTATGAACGATGATTGTGATCCGGTTGGGTTCATCATCCATCGTTCTTTTCACATCCACCACATGCGTAAATAATGTTTTACGGGGTGGCAGGTGTGAGGGCCTGTCCATATTGAACAGTTTGGGTATCACTCTTCCGTATCCGCTGCCATCCACGATAAACCGGGCTTCTACCTGTGATCTGTTCCCGGCAACGTCTTCCACGGTTGTTACCGAGTTGGAACCATCAAATTCAATGGCAGTTACCGTTGTTTCATAATGCACCGGTATGTTCATCTTTTCGCAGCTGTCTGCCAGTATTTTATCAAATTCACCCCGGGGTACCTGCCAGGTCCAGTTCCATCCGGGCGTATATTGATCTGCAAAAATATAATCGCATATCTTTCCTTCTTTAACGAACTTGGCGCCGAATTTTTCCTGGAAGCCGGCTTGCCTGACGGCGTCTAAAAATCCTGCCTCTTCCAATGCTTCCATGCACCGGGGCAACAAACTTTCCCCTATTACAAAACGGGGAAATTTCATTTTTTCAACGATCTTGACCGTAAAGCCTGCCTTTTTAATGATGGCAGCAGCTACGGTCCCGGATGGGCCGGCACCGATCACTAACACATCAACTTTTTCTGATTTCATGATCTTAGTTTTATTATTTTTTTTTTGCATTGCAGTAAGGTCTGGCTGAGGCCAATTCCGTCTGTTTGCTTTACGATCTCAAAACCCGCCTCGCTGATACATCTTATAAATATTTCGGCACTGTACATCTGGCTGTTGCCATTTGCCACCACCGTAAAGTACAGAGAAGTTTGCTGCAAACAGAATGCAGCCGTTTCAAATCGCTGCCTGTCCCAGAACGGTTCCAGGATGAAGACAGACCCGTTCTCATCAATTGCCTCATAACATCGCTTCAGGATGGAGACGATCTCCTTTTCTGAGAAACAGTCAAGGAACTGGCTCATCCAGATGGCATCATATCCCGCAGGAAGTTTCACTGTTTCGTCCAAAATATTTGCGGAAACAAATGAGATCCTTTCTGTCAGGCCAAGTTCTTCAATCTTTTTTCTGGCCATGTCCAGTTGGCCGGGGAGATCCATGATGGTAACTTGAACTTCCGGAGAATATTTCGCAGAAGCGATGGCCCATTTCCCGGTATTGCCGCCAATTTCCAGTATTCTTTTTACCCCGTCCCTGTATACCATCGGAAGCACTAAAGGAAAAGCATCGTCTGAAAAATAATGATCGAAATTGAACCAGCTTTTTTGCACCTGTGGCGGCAGCTGCGACAAAGCTTCATACACCGTATTCCAGTTACCAAATTCTTTTAAGCCTACCGGCCTGCCCGTTTCCACGCTTTCCTGCAGGTGAAAAAGTCCCTTATAATTCACATCATGTACAAAATCCATATTCACATTCGTCAATGCATCATGAAGGAAGAAATAACCGGTCTTCCCCAGAGTATATTTTCCTTCATTTAGCAGCACCAGGCCAAGGCTGAGCCCCGACTCCAGCAGTACCCTTACCCCATAAACCGAAAGGTTTACTTTTTCCGATACCTCCT from Chitinophagaceae bacterium encodes the following:
- a CDS encoding acyl carrier protein; protein product: MDKLMLDLKAQIVAQLNLQDVKPADIGNDQPLFVEGLGLDSIDALELIVLLQQQYKIKLSNADEGPKVFHSVRTMAEYITAHQAQNS
- a CDS encoding beta-ketoacyl-[acyl-carrier-protein] synthase family protein translates to MNEPVFVAGTGIISAIGNNTAACLDALEHGRAGMGEMQVLHSVHRQRLPVAEVKLSNEELATIAGLPSIKSRTALLSKVAATEALANAGIENLSSLRKGFISANSVGGMDKTENFFSDFITSEHKGRLHNVVNHECGSVTELVADALDLKDYVTTISTACSSSANAIFFAARLIRNNILDVAVAGGTDSLTRFTLNGFNTLMIVDEKFCQPFDEHRRGLNLGEGAGYVVLVSEKIAASLKNEPGIILSGYCNANDAYHQTASSPEGTGSYLAMSGALKKSGLQPSDIDYINLHGTGTQNNDIAEGTAIKRLFEPHYPKMSSTKTFTGHTLGASGGIEAVFSVLALQHGIIYPNLRLETPMKDLPFVPVTEVERNVKLKHVLSNSFGFGGNCSSLIFSKMG
- a CDS encoding tryptophan 7-halogenase, with translation MKSEKVDVLVIGAGPSGTVAAAIIKKAGFTVKIVEKMKFPRFVIGESLLPRCMEALEEAGFLDAVRQAGFQEKFGAKFVKEGKICDYIFADQYTPGWNWTWQVPRGEFDKILADSCEKMNIPVHYETTVTAIEFDGSNSVTTVEDVAGNRSQVEARFIVDGSGYGRVIPKLFNMDRPSHLPPRKTLFTHVVDVKRTMDDEPNRITIIVHNKGIWIWVIPFSNGKTSVGFVGEPEFFKKVSGSNEEQLRALLASEPYLAERMKDVVFDFEPRVLESWSTTTSSFYGDGFVLTGNVTEFLDPVFSSGVTLATVSSQLAAQLVIKKLNGEAVDWEAGYTQPMMQGVNTFRSYVLAWYDGTLDTIFFADEQDAGIKNMICSVLAGYVWDTSNPYVKEHESALKKLAKLITFRDSMKTQGAA
- a CDS encoding methyltransferase domain-containing protein; the protein is MNFFKKDKRSAFEAQERAQWIAFGPVIFQAARVLRNKGILKCIEDSGKKGLTVEEVSEKVNLSVYGVRVLLESGLSLGLVLLNEGKYTLGKTGYFFLHDALTNVNMDFVHDVNYKGLFHLQESVETGRPVGLKEFGNWNTVYEALSQLPPQVQKSWFNFDHYFSDDAFPLVLPMVYRDGVKRILEIGGNTGKWAIASAKYSPEVQVTIMDLPGQLDMARKKIEELGLTERISFVSANILDETVKLPAGYDAIWMSQFLDCFSEKEIVSILKRCYEAIDENGSVFILEPFWDRQRFETAAFCLQQTSLYFTVVANGNSQMYSAEIFIRCISEAGFEIVKQTDGIGLSQTLLQCKKKIIKLRS